The DNA region GCGACACCGCGTCGTCGTCGTTGAGTAGCTGCTTTAGCTGCATGTGTGCAACTCGCAACTATCCGGATACCATATTAAAGACACCCTGTCGTTTCTGTGGATTGTGTATTCAGTCGCGAGTTTCGGGCTATTACACAGCAAGACAATCGCATCAAGACGCCGTTGAACTGCCGCGAGAAAGTTTATACTGCGAAAAACCGATTTCGGGCCGGAGAGAACAGCGTAACACTCAACTACATAACCAGAAACAGAGACACGTTATCCGTCCGTTAATCCCATCCGGCAACCGCCGGCAATCGCGGGCACTTCGGCACTGCTCCAGATACCATCAGCCAATTATCATTCTGAGAGCCGTATGGGATCGGGAGCGAAGCAAGTAGCAGTGATGTCGTCTCCTGTGGGGCCTGCCGGAGAGTCACGACCGGACGGTACTGCTGCCGTCCGTAGCCGGATCTGGACCTGGTAGTACGGGTACGGACTGTCGGAAATCCCGAAGAGGGAAAGTTGGAGTGGGACCGCCGAGATTCGAACTCAGGTCCGACGCACCCCATGCGCCGAGGATACCGCTACCCCACGGTCCCGCGTATCGGCAGACGAGCCTACCCGGATTAAGCCCTTCGCTTTCGGTCGGTCAGACCAGCACGCGTTCGAGGTCGAGCACCACACCGCTGTCGGCCTCGGGGTCGCCCGCGAGCGTCCCGAGACACACCGCCCCACCGTCGGGGGTGTAGCAGGCGACCAGGTCGCCGCGGAACACGTCGTCGATATCGAGCAAGCCCGGTGCATAGACGGGCGCGCCCTCGGCGACCTCCCGGGCAGCCGACTCGGCGATGGTCGCGCTCGGGAGGTCGGTCAGCGCCCGCTCGGCCGGCTGGACGACCTCGCGGAGCGGATCGGTGTCGCCCTCCTCGGCCCACGCGATCGCGTCGGCGAGGTCGTACAGCGAGACCAGCTTCCGGTCGTCGAACGAGCCGGTGGTCGTCCGGCGGAGGTGACCCATGTGCGCGCCGGTCCCGAGCGCGAGCCCCAGGTCGTGACACAGCTTCCGGACGTAGGTCCCGCTCTCGCAGCGGATCCGGAGCAGCGCCCGCCGGTCCTCGACTTCCAGCGCGTCGAGGGCGTGGATCTCCCGCGAGCGGAGCCGGCGGACGACGGCGCTCTTCTTGGGCGGTTTCTGGTAGACCTCGCCCTCGAACTCGGCGAGGACGGACTCGAAGTCGGCGGGCGCGGGGCCGTGGAGTTCGAGGACGGCGACGTACTCCTTGACGCTGTCGTCGAACACCTGGGCCATCCGCGTCGCGTCGCCGAGCAGCATCGGGAGACAGCCGGTGACCTTCGGGTCGAGGGTCCCGGCGTGGGCGGCGCGCTCGACGCCGGCCATGTCCCGGACCCACGCGGCGACCTGGTGGGCCGAGGGGCCGGGGGGCTTGTCGAGGTTGACGACGCCGAACTCGAGGAGGTCGTCGACGGACCGGTCGTCGGGCGGGCCGCGAAGGGTCATCAGAAGTCGTAGTCGACGCCGGTGACCGGCGGCTTGCCCTCGTCCTCGGCGGGGTCGTAGGACTCGACGGCCGCGAGGACGATCTCCAGTTCCGCGGCCGGCGTCCACCGCGAGGTGTTGAGGACGAGATCGTAGATAGAGCGGTCCTCGATGTCGATGTCGTAGTACTCGGCGTAGCGTCTGGCCTCGCTCTCGGCGCGGGCGGTCGTCTCCTCGCGCGCGGTCTCGACGGACTTGTCCTCGCGGTCGGCGATGCGCTCGGCGCGCACGTCCAGCGGGGCGTCGAGCCAGACCCGCAGATCGGCGTGGTCGCCGGCCATCCAGCCGGCGAGCCGCGACTCCAGGACGAGGTCCTCGTTCTCGGCGGCGATCTCCCGGAGCCGCCGGTCCAGGTCGCGGTCGACCTGGTCGTCCTCCTCGGCGAGCTCGTTGAACGCGACCAGCGACATGTCACGCTCGTCGGCCATCTCGCGGAAGATGTCGCCGCCGCTGACGTGGTCAACCTCCAGCGCGTTCGCCAGCGCCGCGGCGAACGTGCTCTTGCCACTCCCGGCCGGGCCGGAAACGGTTATCAACATACCCGGTTTCCGTCCGGTCCGTAAATAGAGGTTGCGGAACGGCCCGTTTCGTCGCCGGCGGCGCGGGCGTCGCCTATCGGTTTCGCCGACCGATCACGTTCCGGCGGGGACACACACCCGATTCCGAGTTAGTCGGGGGCGAGCGGGGCGAGGCCGCGGCTGCGAGCCGTGAACTAACTCGGAACGAGGTGTGTCTAGACTAGTTACTAGGTTCTAGAACGAAGAAAGAAAGAGAAAGAGCACGAACAGGAACCACGAAGAGAGAGCGCTCGCGGGGAGCGGGCCCGACCGCAGTGAATCCCGTCCCCGCACCACCTGCCCAGCCGCGATCCGTCGACTAACTCGGAATCAGGTGTGTGTGCCGCTGTGGCTCGACTCCCGACTAACTCGGAATCAGGTGTCCCCCCGGTGTGTCGTCCGTCGACCGGCTCACGTCGCCGGGAACTAACTCGGAATCAGGTGTCCCGGCGGCGCGCCCGCCCAGTGGACCCCACAGGCGAGCTCGAAAACACACCGACTGGTCCGGGATCGCCCCCGTGCACCGCGGAAGTCGAACGACCGACCCGACAGACACTCGGGGCGGATGCCGAAAGCACGGGTGTAGAGGCGCTGAAAGGTGAAAACTAACTCGGAATCCGGTGTGTGGGACTGTGCTGCACTCCCCGGCACCAGGGCGGTCCGGTCCCCGACCTCCATGTCCGCACACGTTGCGACGGGAGCGGGCGGGTGACACGCCGGGTAACTCGGAATCGAGTGGGCTCGACGCCGTTCGGAGTTACGGCGAGTCGCCCCAGGGTCGGTCGCTGGCCGCTGGTGGGCGGCAACTAACTCGGAGTGCAGTGGAAACGCTTTTCCACGGGGCCGCGAACGGACAAGCCATGCAGGAGCACGGTGAGGAGTCGGCCGACGCGGGCGACGAGCTGTTCCAGGCCGTCGAGGAGGGCGGCGGCGACACTATCTTCGCGAACCGCGAACTGCTCAACATCGACCACGTCCCCGACGAGACGCGGATCGTCGGCCGCGACGAGCACATCCGGGACCTGGCGAACGAGGTCGGGCCCGCGGTGACGGGCTCGCCGCCCAACTCGGTGATCCTCTACGGCAAGACCGGGTCGGGCAAGTCCCTCGTCGCCAACCACGTCATGGAGCGGGCCCGGAGCGAGGCCCGGCGCCGCTCCAACCGGCTGGCGACCGTCACGGTCGACTGCGCCCAGGCGAAGGGCGAGGCCGACGCCGTCCAGACGATCGCGACCGGGATCAACTCGCCCGGCTCGGGCGTCGACATCCCGACGCGGGGCATCTCGACCAACGAGTACTACAACCGCCTCTGGGAGATCCTCGACCGCGAGTACGACGCGGCGCTGGTCACCCTCGACGAGGTCGACCGCCTCGACGACGACAACGTCCTGATGTTGCTCTCGCGGGCGCGCGAGGCCGGGAAGGTCGACGTGCCGATCGGCATCATCTCCATCTCGAACAAGGTGAACTTCCGCGAGCAGATGACCGAGCGGGTCAAGTCCAGCCTCGGCCACAACGAGTTCATCTTCGACCCCTACGACGGCGAACAGCTCCGTCAGATCCTCGAGAACCGGCGCGACGCCTTCTGCGACGGCGTGCTGGAGGCCGGCGTCATCCCGAAGACCGCCGCCCTGGCCGCCCAGCGCCACGGCGACGCGCGCAAGGCCATCCGCCTGCTGCGCCACGCCGGCGACTACGCCAAGAACAAGGGCCTCGACGAGGTGACCGAGGACCACCTCGAACGCGCCCAGGAACAGGCCGAGGTCGAGCGGCTCAAGGAGCTCATCGCCGGCCTGCCGCCCCACAGCAAGTACGTCCTCTACGCGCTGGCGAACCTCACCGCCAACACCGGCCCCGAGGAGGACTGGTTCCGGACGACCGTCATCTACGATGTCTACCAGAAGGTCTGCGCGGCCGAGGGCGCCGACGACCTGACGACCGACTCGATCCGCGGGCTGCTCAGCGAACTCGCCTTCCTCGAGGTCACCGAGTCCAACCAGGAACACGGCGGCATGGGCAAGGGCACCTACAAGGAACACCGCCTGCTGTGGGAACCGAGCGTCGTCTTCAAGATGGACCCCGACCCCGCGCAGGTCGACGTCGAGCGCTGAGGTCACCTCGTCGGCGACGACGGCGAAGTCGACGGCCGACACGCAGCCGCGACCGGGAGAAGGGGGGCGGACGGCGTTACGACGTCGAGGGCGTCGTCTGCACGTCGAGCGCCTTGCGGACGATCTGGGTGAAGCTCATCGAGCAGACGAAGTACCAGACGATCCACGCCCACATCGGGCCGATGCGCTGGTTCCAGGTGGCGATCTCGCCGATGAGCGGGAGGACCATGGCCGGGCCGGTGCCGGCGACCATCTCCGGCGTCTGGACCATGAAGTAGATCCAGAGGAACACGGGGATGTTGACGAGCATGATCCACACCATCGGCCGGAACTGCTCTTTGAACATGCCGAGCTGGTCGCCCATCGCCTCCATCTGCTCCTCCTGGATCTCCTCCAGGGCCTCGTCGTCGCCGCGCTCCTTGGCCTCCTTGCGGCGCTCCTGGATCTCCTGCATGCGCTCCTGGTACTCGCCCATCTTCTCCATGTTCATCAGCTTGCCCTGCAGCACCGTCGAGCTGAAGCCGGTGAACGTGGCGAGCACGAGGATCATGATGTAGAAGGGCATCACGTCCGCCAGCGGCCCGAGCGCGAGGTCGATCACGCCGCCGACGCCGTTGCGGATCGGCGCCTGCGAGTAGCCGAGAAAGAGGGCGACCGTCGCGACGGCCGCCAGCTTGTCCCAGCGGGACCAGCCCTCGTCTTCGTCGTCGGTGGAGCCGCTCGACGCGGTCGAGGTGCCGCTCGACGCCGACGACCCCGAGCTGCCCGACGACCCGTCGGTCGAGCCGGCCTCGGCGGGCGCGTCGTCGCCGAGCGCGTCGCGGACGCCCTCGGGGTCGTCGACGACGAACCCCTCGCCGTCGACGTCGACGAGGATGCCCTGCTCGATGAGCCGGCCCCACTCGCCGCTGGTGATGTCGCCGCTGACGTCGCTCCACTCCACGGTGCCCTGCTCGTCGGCCACCCGGAGCACGCGCGCCATGGCGTCGGCCATCGACTGGCTCTCCTCGGCCAGCGACTCCGCCTTTTCTGCCGTCCGTGCCATTGCTATCTATCTCCGTCCTCGGTCGTTATCAACCTTTAATTCTCCCGGTCGCTCCCGCAGGGGAGTCACGCCTCGGCCTCGACGGCCGCCTTCACGTCCGCCCAGACCTCGTCGGGCGTCTGGTCGCCGTCGATCTCGACGTAGCCGTCGTGGTCCTCGTACAGCTCCAGCACGGGCTCGGTGTTCTCGTGGTAGACCGACAGCCGGTTGCGCACGGACTCCTCGTTGTCGTCCTCCCGCTGGTAGAGCTCGCCGCCGCACTTGTCGCAGACGCCCTCCTCCTCGGGCTGGTTGAACTCGACGTGGTAGTTGGCGCCGCAGTCCTCGCAGACCCGGCGGCCGGTGAGGCGGTCGACCAGTTCCTCCTCGGGCACGTCGAGGACGAGCACCACGTCGAGGTCGGTCATGTCCTTCAGCGCCTCGGCCTGGTCGCCGTTGCGCGGGTAGCCGTCGAGGACGAACCCGTCCGTGTCCGACAGCGCCTCGCCGACCATGGCGTCGACGACCACGTCCGGGACCAGGTCGCCCCGGTCCATGTACTCGCCGGGCGTGTCGTACTCGGTGTCCATGTCGCTGATGTCCATCTCCTTGTTCGCCCGCAGGGCGTCGCCCGTCGTGACGTGTTCGACGCCGAATTCGTCGGCGAGACGCTCGCTCTGGGTGCCCTTGCCGGCGCCCGGCGGACCGAGAATCAGGATCTTCGGGTTCATGTCGCCCGCTTCGACGCACCGCCGCTTTATAGTGTCGTTCTCGTCGCCGACCGCGGGGCGCCGGGAGCGGCGGCGACCGGCGGCCGGGGCCCCGGGCGGCGCTCCCGTCGGTGGACTTACCACCTCGCCGCGCGGACGCCGACCCGTATGGACGAACGCGTCCGGCGGACGGTCGAGACCTACGAACGGGTCGCCGACACCTACGAGGAGATCCACGGCGACCGCTCGGTCGTCGCCGACATCGTCGAGCAGTTCGTGACCGCGGTCGGCCGGGCCGACACGTGGACCCGCGCCGACGGGAGCGACTCCACGGGTCCGCCGCGGGTCCTCGACGTGGGGTGTGGCCCGGGCTGGGAGTCGGCGGCCTTCGCCGAGGCCGGCTTCGAGGTCGTCCCGTTCGACCTCACGCGGTCGTTCCTCGGGCAGGCGCGCGAGCGCGTCCCGGAGGCGACGCCCGTCCGCGGGGACATGCGAGCGCTCCCGTTCGCCGACGGCGGCTTCGACGGGCTGTGGGCCTGCGCGTCGCTGTTGCACGTCCCCGAGCGCGAGGTCCCCGGGACCCTCGCCGAGTTCGAACGGGCGCTCGCCGACGGCGGCGTCACAGTGGTCTCGCTGAAGGCCGCCGGCACCGACGACGAGGCGGCCGCCGGCACGGCGGGCGGGGGCGACCGCGCGGGCGTCGACCGCAGTCCCTACGACGACGACCGCCGCCACTTCGAGCGCTACGGCCCCGATCGCGTCCGCGAACTGTTCGCGAACGCGGGCTTCGAGGTGGTCTCGGTCGAGACGGACGACGGGGACGGCACCGGCTCCGAGGACGCGTGGGTGGCCGTGACCGCGCGGGCCGGGGACTGAGGTCACAGCCGGCCGACCGGCGACCGGCGAGTCACAGCCAGCCGACCAGCGGCGCGACCAGCAGGGTCACCCACAGCAGGGTCCCGGCGGCGACGAGCGGGTTGACCGTCTCGGTCGACGACCGGCGGCTGACCGCCCCCGCGGCGAGCAGGCCGATCGCGACGACGACGCCGACCCGGTGGAGCACCACGTCGAGCGACAGCACCGTGACGCCGAGCGCCCGGTAGTCGACGACGATCGCCGCCCCGACGCCGAGGGCCGCGACCGAGAAACTCCTGACCGGGTCCAGGTCCCGGCCGAACACGTGGGCGACGGCGGGGAGCCCCAGCGCCAGGACCGGGTACAGCCCGGCGGCGATGACCTTCGGCGAGATGTCGGCGAAGCGGTTCTCGAGCGCGATCCCGCCGAACCGGACCGACAGGTAACAGCCGAACAGCGCCGCGAACAGCAGGGCGTACGAGAGCCCGCGGACGACGAGCAGGGCGTCCTCGCGGTCGAGCCACCCGCGCGCGAGCAGCCCGGAGACGACCGCCCGCTTCGCCGCCCCGACGGGGCCCGCGCTCGCCCGCAGCGACCGGTCGAACTCGCGGGGGGACGGCCGGTTCCCGGCCGTCGCGGTGCGCCGCCGGACGAGCGCCGTCGCGTCGCGGCCGGCGACCAGCCCCACCGCTGCGAGGCCGGACCCGATACCCCCGGCGCCGAGCAGGCCGACGAAGTCGACGACCGTCGCCCAGCCGTCCGAGCCCAGCGCCCGGCGGTTCCCGAGGTACATCCGCCAGACGGTCTCGACCGAGGGCTCGCCCATGAACTCCCGTTCCAGCCGGTCGCGCGTCGCGTCGGTCGCGTGGACGGTGTGGCGCAGGCGGAACCAGTCCCAGTGGTCGCTGTGGGCCTGGACGGCGACCCACTCGTCGGACTCGAACGGCGACTCGTAGATCCGGAGGTGGTCGCGGGCGCCGAAGTAGTTCCCGTCGTGTAGCTGGTAGGTCTCGTCGATCCACCGCCCGCCGACGTTGCGCTCGCCGTGGCCGGTGTACGGCGCCGCGCGGTAGGGCCGGCGCGTCTCGTTTGGCCCCGGCTCGGTCAGGACGTAGTTGTGGACGTAGAGATAGCGCGTCGCGCCGCGCGCGGCGGCCCACTCGACGACCGTGCCGTTCGCCCCGGCCGCGGCCGCGGACTCCCCCGCGGTCGTCGGCCCCACGTCCTGCCACTCGGCGGTCGTCTCGTTCCAGGTGGCGCCGCCCCGCTCGGTCAGGAAGTACCGGACGGTCTCGGCGTCGGCGTAGACCACGAGGTTGATCGCGAGGGTCCGCCCGCTCGCGGACCGGCGGGTGCTCGTGTACGGCCAGAAGACGTTCTCGCCCGGCCGGGGCTCGACCAGCTTCGCCGGCGTCGTCCCCACCCGGGGGTCGTCCGGCCCCGCCGCCGAGAGAGCGAGCGACCCCGCGCCCGCGACCAGCACGACGGCGACGAGCAGGCCGAGCGCGACCGAGGTCGACGGTGGCCACGGCTGCTCCACGCGCGCCGTATGCGGTCGACGCTAATACGCGTTCCGGGGGTCGTGCGGGCGACCGCCCGCTCGCCGACGCCCGTCGGTCCGCCGACGCGACGGCCGCCGGTCCACCGAGGTCACGACCGCCAGAACGCCGGCGTCAGCAGGACGAGCACCGGGATGATCTCGATGCGTCCGACCCACATCAGCACGATGAAGGCGACCTTCGTCGTCGCCGGGAACCACGCGTAGTCCCCGTACGGTCCGGCCGCCCCGAAGGCGGGACCGATGTTGAGGAACGTCGCCGCCGACGCCCCCATCGCCTCGAACTCGCCGATCTGCTTCCCGGCCCGCGCGGCGTCGGTGACGACGAACACCGTCAGGAGCACGAAGACGATGCCACTCAGGAGGACGTAGGCGTACACGTCGCGGACGACCTCCTCGTCGACGACCTGCCCGGACAGCCGCACCGGCCGTATCGCGTCGGGGTGGATCTCGCGAAACAGGTCCCGGCGGAACGACTTGACGACGACCAGCCAGCGCAGCGTCTTGATCGAACACGTCGTGCTGCCGGCCATCCCGCCGGAGAACATCGCGAGGAAGAGCATGTGCTTGGCCGCCGCCGACCACCCGTTGAAGTCGACCGTCGCGTAGCCCGTCGTCGTCAGGATGGACACGACCTGGAACAGCGAGTGGCGGGCCACCCGCTCGACCCGGGTGAACTCCCCGGAGGCGACCAGAAAGGCCGCGGTCAGCCCCGTCAGCCCGAGCACCACCGCGAGGTAGAAGCGGAACTCGTCGCTGTCGACCAGCCGCGAGGGGTCGCCCCGCGTCAGGTGGTACAGCAACACGAAGTTCGTCGCGCCGAGGAACATGAACGGGATCGTCGCCCACTGGACCGCCGGCGAGAACGCGCCCAGGCTCCCGGCCCGCGGCGAGAACCCGGCCGTCGAGACAGCGGTGAACGCGTGGGCCACCGCGTCGTAGAGCGTCACCTCCGGCCCGAGGCCGACCGCGCCGATGGCCAGCCACGTCGCGACCATCAGCCCGGTCAGCCCGGCGTAGAGCCAGCCGAGCAGGCGGGCCGTCTCCTCGATCGAGGGTGTGAGCTTGTTCACGTCCCGGGTCTGGGACTCGGTCTCCATGAGCTGGGCGCCACCGATCGACAGCTGCGAGAGGACGGCCACGGCGATGACGAGGATGCCGAGCCCGCCCATCCACTGCAGGAGCGCCCGCCAGAGGTGGATCGCCCGGCTGTGGGTGTCGAAGTCTGCGACGACGGTCGCGCCCGTGGTCGTGACGCCGCTGGTCGACTCGAACAGCGCGTTGACGGGGCTCGCGAGGTTCCCCTCGCCGGCGATCAGGAACGGGACCGCGCCGACGACGGCGATGGCCAGCCACGTCAGCGCGACCATCAGGAACCCCTCGCGGATGCCCAGATCGTCTCTGCCGAGCCGTTCGAGCGCGATCCCGGCGCCCAGCGTCAGGACCGCGGTCGCCAGGAAGGGGACGAGCGGCTCGCGGTACCACAGCGCGACGAGCGCCGTCCCGACCAGCGGCGCCGTCAGCGCCTTCAGGACGGTCCCGACGAGGCTCAGGCTGGTCGCCCAGTCGACCCTGAGTTCGCCGACGACCCTCATCACGCGCTCACAGCTTCTCGGTCACTTCGTCGAGTACCTCGGTGTCGACGAAGACGATCACGTGGTCGCCCTCCCGGACGACCGTGTCACCGCGCGGCGTGATGTGCTCGTCGCCGCGGGTGATCGCGCCGATGACGACGCCCTCGGGGATGTCGGCGGCCGACTCGCGGATCGACCGGTCGACGAGGACGCTCTCGGCGTCGATCTCCAGTTCGAGCACCTCGGCCCTGTCCCCCTCGATGATCGAGACGTTCTCCGCGCGGCGGGCGCGGGTGAACCGGGTGATCTCCTCGGCGGTCGCCTTCCGCGGGCTGACGGCCACGTCGACGCCGACGGCCTCGAACAGCTCCGCGAAATCGCCCGTGTTGACGACGGTGATCGCCCGCTTGGTGCCCTTTCGCTTGGCGAGCAGCGTCGCGAGCAGGTTCTGCTGGTCGTTGGTCAGCGCGGCGACGATCACGTCGGCCTTCCCGACGTTCTCCCGTTCGAGCAGTTCCTGGTCGGTCGCGTCGCTGTTCAGGACGGTGGTGTTGGGCAGCTTCTCGGCGAGCCAGCGGGCCCGGTCCTCGTCCTGTTCGATCAGCCGCGGGGAGAAGCCACGCTCTTCGAGCAACCGGGCGGTCTGGTAGCCGATCTCCCCGCCGCCGACGATGACGATGTCCTCCGGCCCCCGCTCCCTGGGGGCGATCTCGGAGCTGAAATCGCGGATGCTCTCGGGGCTGCCGATGGCGACGACCTCGTCGCCGGCCCGTAGCCGGGTGTCACCGCGGGGGATCACCACCTCGTCCTCGCGGATGATGGCGGCGAAGGTCAGCGAGTCGAAGCGGTCGGCCTCGGCGACGGTCTGGTCGGCGACCGGGCTCTCCGCGGGGATCTCGAACTCCGTCATCTGGACGAGCCCGTCGGCGAACGTGTCCACGTCCTGGGCGGTCGGCAGGCCCGCCAGCCCGACGATGGCCTCCGCGGTCAGCAGGTCCGAACAGACCATGAAGTCGACCCCGAAGGCGCCGCGGGCGCGCTGCCAGGCGGTGAGGTACTTCGGGCTCTTGACGCGAGCGATGGTGAACGCGTCGCTGACGACGTTGGCCGCGCCGCAGGTCACGATGTTCGTCTCGTCGTCGTCGGTGCTGGCGATCACCATGTCGGCGTCGGCCACGCCGGCCTCCTCGAGCGTCTCGACGTCGCTCCCGTCGCCCTCGATCGGCAGCACGTCCAGCGAGTAGGTGAGCGACTCGACGCGGTCGCTGTCGATGTCGACGACGACCACGTCGTGGGACTCGGCGAGGCTCTCGGCGATCGTCGACCCCACCTCGCCGGCGCCGACGATCACCACGCGCATGTGCGGCCCTCCGCGTGCATGCACCGGGCTTTACGCGGCGGGCCTAAGTGGATTTCCCTCGGTGGCGGAGCGTGACACGGCCGCCGGCAGCGCCGCGAACACGGGCGCCAGCCGGGGCGAGTCGCCGCCGACGAACGCTCCGGCCGGTCCTCTCACCGGGAGGCCGGGACGTACGGCGACAGCCGCCCGGTCAACCGGTCGGAGTGCTGGATGAGGACCGTCCCGACGACGCTCATCACGAGGACGTACCCGACGGCGAACGGCGGTATCACCGTCGAGACGGGTTCGGGCGCGCCGACGGCGAGCGTCGCGATGACCAGCGAGAACTCCCCGCGGGGGACCAGCCCGATCCCCGTCCGCAGCGAGCGCACCGGCGAGAGGTCGTAGAACCGACCCGACACCGTGCCGCTGACGAGTTTGGTCACCGTCGAGGCGAGGACCGCCGCGCCGAGCAGCCCGGCGACGGTCGTGACGACGGTCACGTCGATCGTCAGCCCGATCGAGAAGAAGAAAAACGCCGCGAACAGGTCCCTGACGGGCGCGATCTGGTGTTCGATCCGGTCGACGTGGTCGGTCTGGCTGAACGCCGCGCCGACGAAGAAGGCCGCGACCGCCTCGCTGAGACCGAGCGTCAGGGCGGCGCCGGCGACGAGCGTCGTCGCCGCCAGCACGCCGATCATGAACAGCTCGTCCGGGCCGAGGTCGAAGGCCCGATCGATGACGGCGGTACCCCCCCAGGCCGCGACGCCGAGGACGCCCAGGAAGGCGAAGGCGACGCCCACGTCCGCCGCGACCGCCGCGACGTCGCCGCTCCCGCCGACCAGCGCCGCCATCACGGCCAGGTAGACGGCGATGAAGAGGTCCTCGTAGACGAGCGTCCCGAGGATCGGCCCGCTCTCGGCGTTGGCGATCCACCCCTCCTCGATGAGCGACTTCGTCACGATGGCCGACGAGGAGATGTAGACGACGCCCGCGACGAACAGCGTCGTGACCGGATCCAGCCCGAACGCCAGCCCGATCGCGATCCCGACGCCGAAGTTGAGCGCGAGGTCGACGGTCCCCGCGGCCAGGATCCGCCGCCGGTCGGCGAGGAGCTTGTCGACGCTGAACTCCAGCCCGAGGAAGAAGAGCAGGAGGACGACCCCCAGTTCCGCGAGCACGTCGATGTACTCCGTCTCCGGGACGAGCGTAAGCGAGACGCCCAGGACTGACGTGGGTTCGTGCGGGCCGACGACGATGGCGGCGACGATGTACGCCGGGATCACCGACAGCGAAATCCTATGGGCGACGTATCCGACCGCCGCGAGCGCGGCGAGCGCGATCCCGACCTCGACCAGCGCCTCGCTCATCCGTCCCCGCCGATCAGCGCCTCGAACCCCGACTGCTCCTCGCGCGTGCCGAGCGTGACGAGCGTGTCGCCGGCCCGAATCCGCGTGTCGGGCGTCGGGTTCGGGATCGTCTCCTCGCCGCGCTGGATCGCGATGATGGACGCGCCGGTCCGCTGTCTGATCGACGCCGTCTCGAGTGAGACGCCCGCCAGTTCCGCCTCGTCGTCGACCTCGTGCCACTCGATGATCGCCTCGCCGAGCGGCACCGCCACCTCGTCGAGTTCGACCGGCTGGAAGTACGCCCCCTCCAGGATCGACCCGAACTTGCGCGCCTGGTCGCCCGACAGCGTGAACAGCTGCTCGCTGTCGGCGTCCTCGTCTGGCCGCAGGTACACGTCCCGCTTCCCGTCGTGGTGGAGCACGACGACCAGTCGCTGTCCGCCGTCGATCTCCATCTCGAACTTCCGCCCGACCCCGGGCACCTCCGTCTCGTAGATGGTCATGGCCCGACGTTGGGTCGGGTGGCAAGTAAGTAGTACCGGCGGCCGCCGCGTCGCGCCCGCCCCGCGCCGGTCAGCGCACCGCCGTCACGTCCGCCAGTACGCCGGCGTCAGGATGACGAGCACCGAGAGGATCTCCAGCCGACCGATCCACATCAGGAAGACCATGTACAGCTTCGCCGGGGCGGAGAACAGCTCGAAGTTGTTCATCGGCCCGACCGCGCCGAAGCCCGGGCCGATGTTGCCCAGCGTCGCGATGGCGACGCTCATCGCCTCCAGCCCGGTCAGGT from Halosimplex halophilum includes:
- a CDS encoding RNA-guided pseudouridylation complex pseudouridine synthase subunit Cbf5, which gives rise to MTLRGPPDDRSVDDLLEFGVVNLDKPPGPSAHQVAAWVRDMAGVERAAHAGTLDPKVTGCLPMLLGDATRMAQVFDDSVKEYVAVLELHGPAPADFESVLAEFEGEVYQKPPKKSAVVRRLRSREIHALDALEVEDRRALLRIRCESGTYVRKLCHDLGLALGTGAHMGHLRRTTTGSFDDRKLVSLYDLADAIAWAEEGDTDPLREVVQPAERALTDLPSATIAESAAREVAEGAPVYAPGLLDIDDVFRGDLVACYTPDGGAVCLGTLAGDPEADSGVVLDLERVLV
- the cmk gene encoding (d)CMP kinase, which codes for MLITVSGPAGSGKSTFAAALANALEVDHVSGGDIFREMADERDMSLVAFNELAEEDDQVDRDLDRRLREIAAENEDLVLESRLAGWMAGDHADLRVWLDAPLDVRAERIADREDKSVETAREETTARAESEARRYAEYYDIDIEDRSIYDLVLNTSRWTPAAELEIVLAAVESYDPAEDEGKPPVTGVDYDF
- a CDS encoding orc1/cdc6 family replication initiation protein gives rise to the protein MQEHGEESADAGDELFQAVEEGGGDTIFANRELLNIDHVPDETRIVGRDEHIRDLANEVGPAVTGSPPNSVILYGKTGSGKSLVANHVMERARSEARRRSNRLATVTVDCAQAKGEADAVQTIATGINSPGSGVDIPTRGISTNEYYNRLWEILDREYDAALVTLDEVDRLDDDNVLMLLSRAREAGKVDVPIGIISISNKVNFREQMTERVKSSLGHNEFIFDPYDGEQLRQILENRRDAFCDGVLEAGVIPKTAALAAQRHGDARKAIRLLRHAGDYAKNKGLDEVTEDHLERAQEQAEVERLKELIAGLPPHSKYVLYALANLTANTGPEEDWFRTTVIYDVYQKVCAAEGADDLTTDSIRGLLSELAFLEVTESNQEHGGMGKGTYKEHRLLWEPSVVFKMDPDPAQVDVER
- a CDS encoding DUF106 domain-containing protein, with the protein product MARTAEKAESLAEESQSMADAMARVLRVADEQGTVEWSDVSGDITSGEWGRLIEQGILVDVDGEGFVVDDPEGVRDALGDDAPAEAGSTDGSSGSSGSSASSGTSTASSGSTDDEDEGWSRWDKLAAVATVALFLGYSQAPIRNGVGGVIDLALGPLADVMPFYIMILVLATFTGFSSTVLQGKLMNMEKMGEYQERMQEIQERRKEAKERGDDEALEEIQEEQMEAMGDQLGMFKEQFRPMVWIMLVNIPVFLWIYFMVQTPEMVAGTGPAMVLPLIGEIATWNQRIGPMWAWIVWYFVCSMSFTQIVRKALDVQTTPSTS
- a CDS encoding adenylate kinase, producing MNPKILILGPPGAGKGTQSERLADEFGVEHVTTGDALRANKEMDISDMDTEYDTPGEYMDRGDLVPDVVVDAMVGEALSDTDGFVLDGYPRNGDQAEALKDMTDLDVVLVLDVPEEELVDRLTGRRVCEDCGANYHVEFNQPEEEGVCDKCGGELYQREDDNEESVRNRLSVYHENTEPVLELYEDHDGYVEIDGDQTPDEVWADVKAAVEAEA
- a CDS encoding class I SAM-dependent methyltransferase, yielding MDERVRRTVETYERVADTYEEIHGDRSVVADIVEQFVTAVGRADTWTRADGSDSTGPPRVLDVGCGPGWESAAFAEAGFEVVPFDLTRSFLGQARERVPEATPVRGDMRALPFADGGFDGLWACASLLHVPEREVPGTLAEFERALADGGVTVVSLKAAGTDDEAAAGTAGGGDRAGVDRSPYDDDRRHFERYGPDRVRELFANAGFEVVSVETDDGDGTGSEDAWVAVTARAGD
- a CDS encoding TrkH family potassium uptake protein, whose product is MRVVGELRVDWATSLSLVGTVLKALTAPLVGTALVALWYREPLVPFLATAVLTLGAGIALERLGRDDLGIREGFLMVALTWLAIAVVGAVPFLIAGEGNLASPVNALFESTSGVTTTGATVVADFDTHSRAIHLWRALLQWMGGLGILVIAVAVLSQLSIGGAQLMETESQTRDVNKLTPSIEETARLLGWLYAGLTGLMVATWLAIGAVGLGPEVTLYDAVAHAFTAVSTAGFSPRAGSLGAFSPAVQWATIPFMFLGATNFVLLYHLTRGDPSRLVDSDEFRFYLAVVLGLTGLTAAFLVASGEFTRVERVARHSLFQVVSILTTTGYATVDFNGWSAAAKHMLFLAMFSGGMAGSTTCSIKTLRWLVVVKSFRRDLFREIHPDAIRPVRLSGQVVDEEVVRDVYAYVLLSGIVFVLLTVFVVTDAARAGKQIGEFEAMGASAATFLNIGPAFGAAGPYGDYAWFPATTKVAFIVLMWVGRIEIIPVLVLLTPAFWRS